GTGCTCTATTTGTTAATTCTTTTTACTATTCTTATTTAATTCGTTTTTTGAGGATTTTATTTCGTAAATAAGTCTGCATAAATAAATATACTTGTTTATTTTTATGCTTTCTAACATTTATAAGCTATGAAAGTAAAAATAATTTTCGGAATGTTGGTTCTCACAACATTAACCCTGCATGCAAAAGTAAAATTGCCGCAACTGATTAGTGATCACATGGTGTTACAACAACAAACGGAAGTCTGTTTATGGGGTGAAGCTACTCCTAATTCGCCGGTACAGGTATCTTATTCCTGGGCAAACGATAAAAAGGAAACCAAGGCGGACGAAAACGGCTTTTGGAAGATATTCATTAAAACACCTTCCGCCAGTTTTAAAAGTCATACATTAGTAATCAGTGACGGTGAGCCTGTGACCCTCCATAATGTATTGATAGGTGAAGTCTGGTTTTGTTCGGGACAATCCAATATGGTGATGCCTTTGAATGGCTTTGAAAACTGTCCTGTCCGGGATGCCAATAATGTAATAGCCGATGCTCCGAACCATCCGGCTATCCGGGTAGCTACGATAGCGACCAAATCGGCCCTTACTCCCCAACGTTATGCAAATGGTACATGGAAACTGCCTACCGTGGATAATGCACCGATGTTCAGTGCTGTGGCTTATCATTATGCGCTTGCTTTACAGCGGACTTTGCAGGTTCCGGTTGGTATTATCAGTTGTGCCTGGGGCGGTTCTCGGGTGGAAGGATGGTTACCCAAGGAAATCCTGCAAACGTATGAGAATGAAGACTTAAGTGTGGCTGGGACCGATAAAATGGTCTTGTATATGCAACCGATGATTATGTACAACGGCATGTTGTATCCTTGCAAAAATTATACGGTCAAAGGTTTTATATGGTATCAGGGTGAAAGTAATGTAGATAGTAGTTCCACGTATGCCGAACGTCTGGCTGAGATGGTTAAGCACTGGCGTTCTTTATGGAACCAAGACAATTTACCTTTTTATTATGTGGAGATAGCTCCCTATGCGTGCGGACATGAAGAACGGGGCGTAAAGGGTGCTTTGCTACGGGAAGCGCAAAGCAAGGCTCTTTCTTTGATTCCTAATAGTGGCATGGTCTGTATCAACGATTTGGTAGAAGAGCACGAAGTTTTCCAAGCTCATCCGCGCAATAAAAAGGAAATTGGAGAACGCCTAGCACACCAAGCCTTAAATAAGAGTTACGGTTACAAAGGAATTAAATCAGACTCGCCTTTATATAAGGGGATGCGGATCGACGGAAATAAAATTGAGATTTCCTTTTATAATGCAGCGGAAGGTTTCAGCCCCTGGATGGGCATCGACGGGTTTGAAATTGCCGGGGCGAATAAGGTCTTTTATCCGGCGGAGGCTTCTATTAATCAGAAGGACAAGACTATTATCGTCACTTCCGGGAAAGTGAAAAAGCCGGTAGCGGTGCGTTATTGTTTTTATAATTTCCGGAAAGGGAATTTGAAAAACACACGTAATTTGCCGGTTGTTCCTTTCCGTACAGATGACTGGTGATTTCGTTTCCCGGATGAATACAGGAAAAAAGTAAGCAGCGGGTGGAATCAATAGGAAGAATAATGTTACTTTTGCATACTCATAACAATTAACATAAATAGAGATATATGAAGATAGCTATTATCGGAACCGGCTATGTCGGTTTGGTAACAGGTACTTGTTTTGCAGAAATGGGTACGGAAGTATATTGCATTGACATTGACGCCAAAAAAATCGAAAATTTAAAACAGGGTATTATTCCTATATATGAGCCGGGGCTGGAAGATTTGGTCCACCGGAATCAAGAAGCCAAACGTTTACATTTTTCTACCCGTCTTACCGAGTGCCTGGATGAAATAGAAGTCTTGTTTTGTGCTGTCGGCACACCGCCTGATGAGGACGGGAGTGCCGATTTGCGGTATGTCTTGGAGGTAGCGCATACGATAGGGCAATCTATCAACAAGTATATTCTAGTAGTCACTAAAAGTACGGTTCCGGTAGGCACGGCCCAAAAGATAAAAGCTGTAATCCAAGAAGAATTGGATAAAAGAGGGGTAGCGGTCGATTTTGATGTCGCTTCCAATCCTGAATTTTTAAAAGAGGGGGCTGCCATAAAAGATTTTATGAGTCCTGACCGGGTGGTGGTAGGGATTGAATCGGAACGAGCGCGGAAATTAATGACGAAGTTGTACCGTCCGTTTTTATTAAATAATTTCCGGGTGATCTTTATGGATATTCCTTCTGCGGAAATGGTGAAATATGCTTCTAATGCGATGCTGGCTACCCGGATTAGTTTTATGAATGATATTGCTAATTTATGCGAGTTGGTAGGGGCGAATGTAAACATGGTGCGAAAGGGTATCGGGTCTGATAGCCGGATCGGGCAGCGTTTCCTGTATGCCGGTTGCGGATACGGAGGGTCTTGTTTTCCGAAAGATGTGAAAGCATTAATGAAAACTGCTCAGAAAAACGGATATCATATGCGTATTCTGGAAGCTGTGGAAGCGGTAAATAATGACCAGAAAGCGATCCTTTTCCATAAATTACATGCTTATTTTAACGGTGAGTTGAAAGGGAAGACCATAGCGTTATGGGGTCTTGCATTTAAGCCGGAAACCGATGATATGCGGGAGGCTCCTTCTGTAGAGTTGATTACCCATTTATTGGCATCCGGTTGCCAGGTACGGGCTTATGATCCGATAGCGAGGGACGAAGCTGAACGGAGATTGGGAGATAAGATTGTATATGCCCGGGATATTTATGATGCGGTAGTAGAGGCGGATGCTTTGATGGTGGTAACCGAATGGAAGGAGTTTCGTTTGCCTTCTTGGACTGTTGTGCATAAGTTGATGAATCATCCATTGATTTTGGACGGACGGAATATTTACGACAAGACGGAATTAAAAGAGAATGGTTTTACTTATTATGGCATCGGGTAGTTCTATAACTTTTAATTATGTTCCATTCTTATTATTGATGAGTAACGAAGTAAAATATTCTTTACCTTTGTTTCCGGTTAATCATTAAAAACACAAGAATAATATGAATTTTCTTACAAACGACAAACTGACTATTGTAGGCGCAGCGGGAATGATTGGTTCCAACATGGCGCAGACTGCCTTAATGATGGGGTTGACTCCTAATCTTTGCCTTTACGATCCTTTCGGGCCGGCGTTGGAAGGTGTGGCAGAAGAACTGTTTCATTGTAGTTTCGAAGGGGCTAATATTACTTTTACCAGTGATATTAAAGAAGCGTTAACTGGTGCGAAATATATTGTTTCTTCGGGTGGAGCTGCCCGGAAAGCGGGTATGACCAGGGAAGATTTGTTGAAAGGAAATGCAGAAATTGCAGTTCAGCTAGGTAAGGATATTCGTGCCTATTGTCCGGACGTAAAGCATGTTGTCATTATTTTTAATCCGGCGGATATTACCGGTTTGGTAACGTTGCTTTATTCGGGATTGAAACCTTCGCAGGTAAGTACGTTGGCTGCTTTGGATAGTACCCGTTTGCAAAGTGCGTTAGCTAAGCATTTCGGCTTACCTCAGGATAAAGTGGTAAATACTCGCACGTATGGGGGGCATGGCGAACAAATGGCTGTTTTTGCTTCTACTACATCGGTAGACGGAAAGCCGTTGGCTGAATTGATCGGCACGGATGCCTTGACAGATGAAAAGTGGGCGGAAATTAAAACCCGTGTCATCCAGGGAGGTAAGCATATTATCGATTTACGGGGACGTTCTTCTTTCCAAAGTCCGGCATACGTGTCTATTGAAATGATTCGGGCTGCTATGGGGGGAGCTCCTTTCAGGTGGCCTGCGGGAACGTATGTCTCGACGGGAGGTTTCGATCATATCATGATGGCTATGGAAACCAGCATTACTGCCGATGGTATTTCTTATAAAGAGATAAAGGGAACGCCGGAGGAAGAAGCGGAATTGAAAAAGAGTTATGAACATCTCTGTAAACTCCGGGATGAAGTAATTGCTATGGGGATTCTTCCTCCTATCGATAAATGGCATGAATTGAATCCGAATATCCGATAAGGGAGTGCCATAAAGCAAATAATTTTCTATTTTAAAGAACGTGGTACAACAGCTTAATGCTGCTCTTGAATGTTTTGTTATAGGCAGTACCGCTACAACAAAGAAATAAAGTTGGGCAACTCATTCCGGCAAGTCGGACAATCTTCCATGGGGAGTTGCCCGACTTTCTGTTTAAAGTTGGGCGACCTTCTACGGCAAGTTGCCCGACTCGTCACAGCAAGTCGGGCAACTTGCCGCGACGAGTCAAGCAACTGCGATCGGAGATCCCACGTCAAGCGGAGATAACAGGCGTGGGAGACGTGTTTTCTTAAGAAAGCCAATCCATATGTTTGGTTTATAGAGGGTTTACTAATTTAGCCGGAAGTTCAAAGACTTGAAGTTCCCTATTTTTTTTATCTTCTATCTGAGCCAGTAAAAGTTGCACGGCTTTGCGGCTCATTTCAGAAATAGGCTGCTGGATGTAGGGAACCGGGACAGGCATAAAATTGAATGCGTCATTTTTATCAAACGTAGCGATGCGGATATCGTCGGGAATCCTTATGTTCAATTGGTGGATTTGCTTTACTCCGATTACAGCAATCGTGTTTGTTGCAAAAACAATTCCATCTACTTTTTTTCCTTTTCTACCAAGGTATGGATAACTTGGGCGATGTCGCTCTTGAGGAAGGTATAATCTACTTCATAAATCAGGCGAGAATCAAAAATGTTTGCTTTCAAAAGAGCTTCTTCATAGCCTCTTCTTCTTTCCAGCATGTGAGGTTGCCCGTTTTTATAAATAAGTAAAGCAATCCGGCGGCAAGATGCTTTTATCAAACTTTCGGTTAGTTGGTACGAGGCTTGATAATTATTGATAATTACTGCTGCCGAAGGGATAGAAGGGTAATAACGGTCTAATAATACAACAGGCACGTGTTCGTCTAATAAGGGACGGATATATTTTTCTCCCGATTCGGTGGGAACGATGATAAATCCATCTACTTGATGGCTACGCAGCAAGGTGA
The genomic region above belongs to Parabacteroides pacaensis and contains:
- a CDS encoding sialate O-acetylesterase, translating into MKVKIIFGMLVLTTLTLHAKVKLPQLISDHMVLQQQTEVCLWGEATPNSPVQVSYSWANDKKETKADENGFWKIFIKTPSASFKSHTLVISDGEPVTLHNVLIGEVWFCSGQSNMVMPLNGFENCPVRDANNVIADAPNHPAIRVATIATKSALTPQRYANGTWKLPTVDNAPMFSAVAYHYALALQRTLQVPVGIISCAWGGSRVEGWLPKEILQTYENEDLSVAGTDKMVLYMQPMIMYNGMLYPCKNYTVKGFIWYQGESNVDSSSTYAERLAEMVKHWRSLWNQDNLPFYYVEIAPYACGHEERGVKGALLREAQSKALSLIPNSGMVCINDLVEEHEVFQAHPRNKKEIGERLAHQALNKSYGYKGIKSDSPLYKGMRIDGNKIEISFYNAAEGFSPWMGIDGFEIAGANKVFYPAEASINQKDKTIIVTSGKVKKPVAVRYCFYNFRKGNLKNTRNLPVVPFRTDDW
- a CDS encoding UDP-glucose dehydrogenase family protein, translating into MKIAIIGTGYVGLVTGTCFAEMGTEVYCIDIDAKKIENLKQGIIPIYEPGLEDLVHRNQEAKRLHFSTRLTECLDEIEVLFCAVGTPPDEDGSADLRYVLEVAHTIGQSINKYILVVTKSTVPVGTAQKIKAVIQEELDKRGVAVDFDVASNPEFLKEGAAIKDFMSPDRVVVGIESERARKLMTKLYRPFLLNNFRVIFMDIPSAEMVKYASNAMLATRISFMNDIANLCELVGANVNMVRKGIGSDSRIGQRFLYAGCGYGGSCFPKDVKALMKTAQKNGYHMRILEAVEAVNNDQKAILFHKLHAYFNGELKGKTIALWGLAFKPETDDMREAPSVELITHLLASGCQVRAYDPIARDEAERRLGDKIVYARDIYDAVVEADALMVVTEWKEFRLPSWTVVHKLMNHPLILDGRNIYDKTELKENGFTYYGIG
- a CDS encoding malate dehydrogenase, translating into MNFLTNDKLTIVGAAGMIGSNMAQTALMMGLTPNLCLYDPFGPALEGVAEELFHCSFEGANITFTSDIKEALTGAKYIVSSGGAARKAGMTREDLLKGNAEIAVQLGKDIRAYCPDVKHVVIIFNPADITGLVTLLYSGLKPSQVSTLAALDSTRLQSALAKHFGLPQDKVVNTRTYGGHGEQMAVFASTTSVDGKPLAELIGTDALTDEKWAEIKTRVIQGGKHIIDLRGRSSFQSPAYVSIEMIRAAMGGAPFRWPAGTYVSTGGFDHIMMAMETSITADGISYKEIKGTPEEEAELKKSYEHLCKLRDEVIAMGILPPIDKWHELNPNIR
- a CDS encoding substrate-binding domain-containing protein, coding for MVFATNTIAVIGVKQIHQLNIRIPDDIRIATFDKNDAFNFMPVPVPYIQQPISEMSRKAVQLLLAQIEDKKNRELQVFELPAKLVNPL
- a CDS encoding LacI family DNA-binding transcriptional regulator, with the translated sequence MKRVSIKDIANRVGVSTAAVSLVLNGKEKEGRVGKAVADKIRQTAREMNYQPNRLARSLQSGHSQTIGLLVADISNPFFGSLAFYIQEEMEKANYAVIIMNTNESDLRMNTMITLLRSHQVDGFIIVPTESGEKYIRPLLDEHVPVVLLDRYYPSIPSAAVIINNYQASYQLTESLIKASCRRIALLIYKNGQPHMLERRRGYEEALLKANIFDSRLIYEVDYTFLKSDIAQVIHTLVEKEKK